One window of bacterium genomic DNA carries:
- a CDS encoding P-II family nitrogen regulator, protein MKIIVAIVRPERANDVLEALYRAEVRGLSLSRVQGHGGELERMETYRGMTVKVELTEKVRFEIGVSDHFVEPTVRAIMLAARTGEVGDGKIFVLPVDKVYRIRTGEEDTAAVTPVG, encoded by the coding sequence ATGAAGATCATCGTGGCGATCGTGCGTCCCGAGAGGGCCAACGACGTCTTGGAGGCGCTGTACAGGGCCGAGGTGCGCGGACTGTCGCTTAGCCGCGTGCAAGGGCACGGCGGCGAGCTTGAGCGCATGGAGACGTATCGCGGGATGACCGTCAAGGTTGAGCTCACCGAGAAAGTGCGCTTCGAGATCGGCGTGTCGGACCACTTCGTCGAGCCGACCGTGCGGGCGATCATGCTCGCGGCGCGCACCGGCGAGGTCGGCGACGGGAAGATCTTCGTGCTGCCGGTGGACAAGGTGTACCGAATTCGGACCGGCGAAGAGGACACGGCGGCGGTGACCCCGGTCGGCTGA
- a CDS encoding GNAT family N-acetyltransferase, with translation MEDGASVGFLPPLAAADALEYWRTVLRAVSQGSRVLLVALDGRDVLGSVQLDLAAMPNARHRAEVMKLLVHRRARRKGIGRALMLAIENAARAAGCTLLVLDTRRGDAAERLYAHLGYTRVGVIPRYARSAAGTLDDTVYFYREL, from the coding sequence GTGGAGGACGGGGCGTCCGTAGGTTTCCTCCCGCCCCTGGCCGCCGCGGACGCGCTGGAGTACTGGCGCACCGTGCTTCGGGCGGTCTCTCAAGGGTCCCGCGTGCTCCTGGTCGCGCTCGACGGCCGCGACGTGCTGGGATCCGTGCAGCTCGATCTGGCGGCGATGCCGAACGCGCGGCATCGGGCGGAAGTGATGAAGTTGCTGGTGCACCGGCGTGCCCGCCGCAAGGGGATCGGCCGCGCGCTGATGCTGGCGATCGAAAATGCGGCCCGAGCGGCCGGGTGCACGCTGCTGGTGCTTGACACGCGGCGGGGTGATGCGGCCGAGCGGCTGTATGCGCACCTCGGGTACACGCGCGTCGGCGTGATCCCTCGGTATGCGCGCAGCGCGGCGGGGACGCTCGACGACACGGTGTACTTCTACCGGGAGTTGTAG
- a CDS encoding creatininase family protein produces the protein MDEVRLDRLTAGAVGDGHYDKAILPLGATEFHGPHLPYGTDTIAADVLAGAFAKALGRTLVLPPLQFGVSYHHLAFAWTISVRPETLSLVIRDVGDSLVRHGIRKFLLVSAHDGNAPVANAAARQLSQDHGLSVAVFAGWQRKARAALAGRTAIDLDHAGQSETSLVLYAAPQLVRFNLASTQRNERSDHPVDLVGSYADIAPLGYSGDAAGATRAQGEAIVASLVGLVVPYLRLLDSHGWKGGSWLSEIE, from the coding sequence ATGGATGAGGTGCGCCTCGACCGGCTCACCGCGGGGGCCGTCGGCGACGGCCACTACGACAAAGCCATCCTCCCGCTCGGTGCCACCGAGTTTCATGGACCGCACTTGCCGTACGGGACCGACACGATCGCGGCGGATGTCCTTGCTGGCGCTTTCGCGAAGGCGCTCGGACGTACGCTCGTACTGCCACCTCTGCAGTTCGGGGTCAGCTATCACCACCTCGCGTTCGCGTGGACCATTTCCGTCCGGCCGGAGACCCTCTCGTTGGTCATTCGGGACGTCGGCGACTCCCTGGTGCGCCACGGCATCCGTAAGTTCTTGCTGGTCTCGGCACACGACGGGAACGCGCCGGTCGCCAACGCGGCCGCGCGCCAGTTGTCACAGGACCACGGCCTGAGCGTCGCCGTCTTCGCGGGATGGCAGCGCAAGGCGAGGGCGGCGCTCGCGGGACGAACCGCTATCGATCTGGATCACGCGGGGCAGTCTGAAACGTCCCTCGTCCTGTACGCGGCGCCCCAGTTGGTACGATTCAACCTCGCGTCGACCCAGCGAAATGAACGATCCGACCATCCGGTTGATCTCGTGGGGAGCTACGCGGACATCGCGCCACTGGGCTATTCAGGCGACGCGGCTGGGGCGACCCGCGCCCAGGGAGAGGCCATCGTCGCGTCGCTGGTTGGGCTCGTTGTCCCGTACCTCAGGCTGCTCGACTCGCACGGATGGAAGGGCGGGTCGTGGCTGAGCGAGATCGAGTGA
- a CDS encoding septum formation initiator family protein — MVTPRRPDQAAPKGTNQAQAVRRASMSPWRRVVVVAVSLVLAWSTAALAAEYARTYALARQASQLDQHRRDLIAANQELRDEIQRLRTDDGYLEWLARKELGMVRPGEVEFLIVPAGPNGAGSGRSATGHPDPTQGPPSDRLDRAARDPGAVTAPAPDPGAAQPPTGARAWIGRLWTRLSSLISTLHL; from the coding sequence GTGGTGACCCCCCGCCGCCCCGATCAAGCGGCCCCAAAGGGGACCAACCAGGCTCAGGCCGTGCGCCGGGCCTCCATGTCCCCGTGGCGTCGCGTGGTGGTGGTCGCCGTCAGTCTGGTGCTTGCCTGGTCCACCGCCGCACTCGCAGCCGAGTACGCGCGCACGTACGCCCTCGCGAGGCAGGCCTCCCAGCTCGACCAGCACCGGCGGGACCTCATCGCCGCGAATCAGGAGTTGCGCGACGAGATCCAACGCCTCAGGACGGACGACGGCTACCTGGAGTGGCTGGCCCGCAAAGAGCTTGGCATGGTGCGCCCGGGCGAGGTCGAGTTTCTGATCGTGCCCGCGGGGCCGAACGGGGCCGGAAGCGGACGAAGTGCGACCGGGCATCCTGATCCTACCCAAGGCCCGCCGTCCGATCGCCTCGATCGCGCCGCGCGCGACCCGGGCGCCGTGACCGCGCCGGCGCCGGACCCAGGCGCGGCGCAGCCGCCGACGGGTGCGCGGGCATGGATCGGCCGCCTGTGGACGCGCCTCTCCTCCCTGATATCGACGCTGCACCTCTAG
- a CDS encoding lytic transglycosylase domain-containing protein produces MAIGRRTGGAPRWFQICAGSVAAALLLALTFIYLLTTDHVRSALSRFGRGDAPPRPVHGIPYADLINGAASAHDVNPALVAAVVAAESGFNARAHSRRGAFGLMQVLPTTWREVGVAPSCAPETASLTAPPCMEDPAANLDVGAAYLRRLIRRFNGNLLLALAAYNAGAETVEQHGGVPPYPETARYLRQVALAWFQLQRDGTLTPFWRGVLRSFDVWQRARAALAGGVSTLALPLLWASPRRAGAIRW; encoded by the coding sequence ATGGCCATCGGTCGCCGCACGGGAGGGGCGCCGCGATGGTTCCAGATCTGCGCGGGAAGCGTCGCGGCGGCCCTCCTACTCGCACTCACGTTCATCTACCTGCTGACGACGGATCACGTGCGGTCGGCGCTCTCGCGCTTTGGCCGGGGCGATGCTCCGCCTCGACCCGTGCACGGCATCCCATACGCCGATCTCATCAACGGGGCCGCCTCCGCCCACGACGTCAACCCGGCGCTCGTGGCGGCGGTCGTCGCTGCCGAGAGCGGGTTCAACGCCCGCGCCCACTCGCGCCGCGGCGCGTTCGGGCTGATGCAGGTCCTGCCCACAACGTGGCGCGAAGTCGGCGTCGCACCCTCGTGCGCGCCCGAGACCGCCTCGCTGACCGCGCCCCCGTGCATGGAAGACCCCGCGGCCAATCTCGACGTAGGCGCCGCCTACCTGCGCCGTCTCATCCGCCGATTCAACGGCAATCTGCTGCTGGCGCTCGCCGCGTACAACGCCGGCGCGGAAACGGTGGAGCAGCACGGCGGGGTCCCGCCCTACCCGGAGACCGCCCGCTACCTGCGACAGGTGGCGCTCGCGTGGTTCCAGCTGCAGCGGGACGGCACGCTCACGCCGTTCTGGCGAGGGGTGCTGCGCTCGTTCGACGTGTGGCAGCGTGCGCGCGCGGCGCTGGCGGGCGGCGTCTCCACGCTGGCGCTGCCACTTCTCTGGGCGAGCCCGCGGCGTGCGGGGGCGATCAGGTGGTGA